CAGCCCGTGCGCTGAGCGGAAGTGCTCCACCAGGTCGGTGGTCAGCGCCCGGCCCGGCGGGCAGTAGGGGCACACTACAGGCGCAGCCCCTGTGGGCGGGTGGGGAGCCGCGGTGCCACCCAGCTTAGCAGAGTGCACCGCATGTGGAGGGCTGGTGGAAGCCTCGGAGcctggcagggaggggaggtgagcCACAGGTACGGCGCCCAGAGAGGCCTTCCCGGCCGAGGCCACCTTGGGCGGGGTGGGGCCCTCGGCGTGGAGGCTCTTAGGGGAGGTGGAGGCGGGCCTCTTGAGGCGCTGCAGCTGCTCTAGGGTGTGCGGCTGCAGGGTGGTGGCCGGGCAGTAGTAGGTCTTGTGCGCCAGGTAGTTCTCAATGCTGTTGAAGCTGATGCTGCAGGCCGTGCACTTGTGGTAGTCGGAGAGGGGCAATGCGGGCAGGCCGCTGCCcccgccaccacctcctccacccctcgAACCCCCTCGCACCCGGGGCCGCTTGCTCAGGTCAATAGGACCTTCGCCCTCGGGGCTGGTGCTGGGTGAATGCATGCCGGGTATCCCTGcggatgatgaagaggaagtggctgctgctgcagaggccacttcctgtttgacGGGCAGGCCTGGCAGAACGGAGGAGCTGGATGCTAGGGCTTGGCTGCGCGCCATGTGGATCTCGTACATCTTTTTACGTTTGCGGGTGCGGATGGGCTGGGGAAGGAAGGCGGCCTTGGCAGCCGGTGGCACCCGCTGTTGTGAGGGGTCATGGCGCGAGGCGCAGTAGAAGCGCTTGTGCACCAAGTAGTTGTCATGACGACTGAAGCGGATATTGCAAGCCCCGCAGAAGGTGCGGGTGGGGTCGTCCTCTGGCTCCTCTGTGGCAgaaccaccgccaccacctccgCCGCCACCACTGTTGGGGCTTGCGCTGCCCTCGCTGGCCCGTCCCCCGCCGGTCACACCCCCGCCCTCACCTTCTGAGGACGAGGAGCATCCCACCTCCCTCGACCCCCCGTGGGGCTCGCTCTTCACGTCTGCCGCCGGCCGGCCCTCTGAGGCCCCACCCGGCGCTGCTGCTTCCACTTCGCTGGGGGAGGCTGACGCGGCTCGGCTGCCCCCAGACGCTCCACCCGACGGAGGGGGGACGGCGGAGGCCGTGGTGACGTCCTTGGCATGCCCGGGTGCCGGCTCCCCCTGGTGGTGTCTGCTGGAGCAGTAGAGGCGCTTGTGCACATAGAAATTGTTAATGTTGTTGAAAGTGATGTCGCACTCGAAGCAGTGCGCCCCCTTGTGGACGGGTACGGGAGAGCCGGACGGGTAGAAGCCCTGCTGggctgccgccgccgctgccgctgctgctgttgctgccgtTACCGCCAGCTGCCCCTGGCCCTGCTTCAGCCGGCTGTGCACCATCTCAGACATCTTGGCCAGGATCTCGGAGGCTTGCGGTATCATGGCCGCCTCGGCACTGAACACGTACTGTGGCAGGAACACGGCGCCCCCGGGGAGTGTTGACCCGCCAGGACTGGTATGGGCGGGACTGGAGCCTGGGGTCGGGCTGGTGGGCTCCGCCTTCACAGCCACGCCTGCAGGGCTCTTCGGAGAGGTGGACTTCTGCGAGGTCGTCCCGTCACCGGGATCACTGTGATGACctccctgacctctgacctcctcctcttcaccccCGTCCCTCTCACCGTTCCCCTCGTGCTCGGTGTCCGACTGTGGTTCCTCTTTGACCCTGACCCTGCAGGGGAGGAGGTCCAAAGGGGAGCAGCCTCCGCGGGGGGTGGAGGAGCCCCCATTGGTGCCCGGACTGGAGGAGTTGGGCCGGGGCACACAGGCAGCCGACTCTCTGTCCTGGGACTTGGGgtgctgggtggaggaggagtggttgGTGCCCTGCCTGGGAGTGGGGCTGCGCTCGGCGGGCATGCGCACCTCCAGGTGGGTGCGTACATGCTGCTGGAGGAGGGCGGGGGTGTCGGCTGCCGCCCCGCACACCTGGCATTTCAGGACAATCCCAGAATCCCCGGGGCTTAGGCCTGCCGGCAGGAAGCACAGAgcagagtgagtcagagagggTCACATCACAATGACTTCACTGAGCAATCCACAGACACTCATGAACTTAAAGacaaacattcacatacacacacttacgcacacgcacatactcctatatacaatatatatatataacttcaGGTCACagtcacatactcacaaacacacacacatacacactcacattcatacgtttataaatacacacacacttgtacacttagaaatacacacacaatcataaacgtacaaatacacacacacttactctttACTATACTGATCTGTTTTACTCAGATGCTGATGAGACAAGCTGCCATCCTATTCCCGTCAGGGCTCTTTGACAGTGCAGTGCACTCACCTGCAGCTAGAGGGAGCTTGGGTGTCCCCGGGCCAGGGGAGTAGGAGTCACTGCGTGCCCCGGGCTGGCACACCATGTGGCTCGTGACCAGGTGGCTGTAGAGGATGTCCCGTGTGGTGGAGATGAAGCCGCAGCCGTGACACACTCCgctgagcgtgtctgtgtgcacctTCAGGTGGCGCTCACAATTGGCCTTAGTGGTGaaggcagacaggcagatcAGACACATGAAGGGACGTTCGCCTggggcagacagagacacacaaacacacacacacacacacacacacgcaccaacacacacatgcatacacagacacagacaaaagagagagatgccagTTAATCCACAATTCCTGAATGACCAAACAGCCAGACTCCAGAATCAATCACTATCAAAGACCGATGGCTACTTCAGCCCACAGGCGCTAAGCCTCTGTGCTTTGGGATTAACTCAATTTTAAGCTCCTCACCGGTCATCCTCTAAATCAATGATACAGTTTTGTTTGGTATTTTTAGGTTAGTCTCAGATTTCACCATCATGACATGGATACTGGTAAAGACAGACAAGCTGAATAGATACTTAATGGTAAATGTATATTCATAGCATGAATTTAAAGTAATCATCCCTTCCAAAGATCTGTTCCACCAATGGGGAGAGAGCAACCATAGGTTGCAGATGCTCTGTGCATATGGAGATGATGTTCACATCTGCATTGGCAGCGCTACATTAGCTTCACATCAAACGTGTTCAGCATGTCAACACGAGAGCCTTGCAACCCATGGTTACTAATACCCATGGTTACAAATAACGACAGCAGAAATAGCTTTTCCATTTACAGCCTAGATATTTCTATCAATATTTTATGACTTCAATAAGCATACAGGAAGAATTAAAAACATGGCTCACACGGCTTACAAGGAAGTTGTTAAAGTTAAAGACAGCTAATTATGAAGCACATCAATGGGATTTCATTTGAATCCTTCTAAACCACATCAATACTGTGTTCGATTCTAATTACAGGGATTGTTGGAGGGGGTGTGGTTGCATCCTGAGCCTGGAGAGATTTGAGACGACACATGAAATGAAGTGACatgacaggtagagagaggatgagtgctGACCACTGTGAGTGCGCATGTGGATCTCCAGCGAGCTGGCACTGGGGCAGCTTTTGTTGCACTGGGGGAAGGGGCAGACGCGCTCGTTGGGGTAGGAGTCCTTGGACTTGTCCTGGGGCGGGGAGGAGGCCGCCGGCTGCTTCTGTCGGCTGGCGCAGTAGTACATGAGGTGGGCGTGCAGGTTGCGCTCGCTCCGGTACCAGATCCCACAGTCCTTACAGGGGAAGATGTCCTCTGTTGCAAGATGAAGATGCAGACAATCAGAGGGGAAAACCAAGGACAGGAATGCGTTGTGGCTATAATTCAATATTCTTCAAGTATTGGTACAAAACAGCTCACATATGGCTACACTGACAAAGATGTGATTAAGTATTCAGAATGCAAATGGTGTAATGTAATTTACAATTACAGACAACACACTGGAGGTGGGAACTGGACACACCATGTCAAAGATAACTAGAGggaaggacaaagagagagagagagagagagagagagagagaggtagagagactgACTGAACTGGATATTGAA
Above is a genomic segment from Clupea harengus chromosome 3, Ch_v2.0.2, whole genome shotgun sequence containing:
- the zfpm1 gene encoding zinc finger protein ZFPM1 isoform X1 — encoded protein: MSRRKQSKPRQIKRSIGDLDTGDENPPDDVSLSGDEGGASDLEDSAELDGCSPPSLTPLCSEAEPRTHDSLMGPDEEEEEEEERGPTQSTEEEEEMEAEGDGELHWLGPEELELSEGVDGLKVLASRDLPVDTLWGPYPGTIQSEEPVDASTNEGTVLTLLCEDMDCWLVKVPVTAEPSEANCTIYSQGEELFCKLTQEVSSGGDLVARLSCTPMHKTVATQSHNAPVKEEPAYPAGMLTEIQLLPQQAGMAAILATAVINKDIFPCKDCGIWYRSERNLHAHLMYYCASRQKQPAASSPPQDKSKDSYPNERVCPFPQCNKSCPSASSLEIHMRTHSGERPFMCLICLSAFTTKANCERHLKVHTDTLSGVCHGCGFISTTRDILYSHLVTSHMVCQPGARSDSYSPGPGTPKLPLAAGLSPGDSGIVLKCQVCGAAADTPALLQQHVRTHLEVRMPAERSPTPRQGTNHSSSTQHPKSQDRESAACVPRPNSSSPGTNGGSSTPRGGCSPLDLLPCRVRVKEEPQSDTEHEGNGERDGGEEEEVRGQGGHHSDPGDGTTSQKSTSPKSPAGVAVKAEPTSPTPGSSPAHTSPGGSTLPGGAVFLPQYVFSAEAAMIPQASEILAKMSEMVHSRLKQGQGQLAVTAATAAAAAAAAAQQGFYPSGSPVPVHKGAHCFECDITFNNINNFYVHKRLYCSSRHHQGEPAPGHAKDVTTASAVPPPSGGASGGSRAASASPSEVEAAAPGGASEGRPAADVKSEPHGGSREVGCSSSSEGEGGGVTGGGRASEGSASPNSGGGGGGGGGSATEEPEDDPTRTFCGACNIRFSRHDNYLVHKRFYCASRHDPSQQRVPPAAKAAFLPQPIRTRKRKKMYEIHMARSQALASSSSVLPGLPVKQEVASAAAATSSSSSAGIPGMHSPSTSPEGEGPIDLSKRPRVRGGSRGGGGGGGGSGLPALPLSDYHKCTACSISFNSIENYLAHKTYYCPATTLQPHTLEQLQRLKRPASTSPKSLHAEGPTPPKVASAGKASLGAVPVAHLPSLPGSEASTSPPHAVHSAKLGGTAAPHPPTGAAPVVCPYCPPGRALTTDLVEHFRSAHGLVLSLQQGEAQTTAAPISPSSSGSPRDAAPPTTSPRPSPRPRRDSINAPSLLRNGSPPSPQVNGSPAGGGVSPKAVSQALSPTGALQLTVSPVPEAGLNPAPHTPPEKPLPIGSTLTPVAPPKPAMGAAVSVAALQNGSTCFCRLCNIKFSSLSTFIAHKKYYCSSHSAEHVK
- the zfpm1 gene encoding zinc finger protein ZFPM1 isoform X2, coding for MSRRKQSKPRQIKRSIGDLDTGDENPPDDVSLSGDEGGASDLEDSAELDGCSPPSLTPLCSEEPRTHDSLMGPDEEEEEEEERGPTQSTEEEEEMEAEGDGELHWLGPEELELSEGVDGLKVLASRDLPVDTLWGPYPGTIQSEEPVDASTNEGTVLTLLCEDMDCWLVKVPVTAEPSEANCTIYSQGEELFCKLTQEVSSGGDLVARLSCTPMHKTVATQSHNAPVKEEPAYPAGMLTEIQLLPQQAGMAAILATAVINKDIFPCKDCGIWYRSERNLHAHLMYYCASRQKQPAASSPPQDKSKDSYPNERVCPFPQCNKSCPSASSLEIHMRTHSGERPFMCLICLSAFTTKANCERHLKVHTDTLSGVCHGCGFISTTRDILYSHLVTSHMVCQPGARSDSYSPGPGTPKLPLAAGLSPGDSGIVLKCQVCGAAADTPALLQQHVRTHLEVRMPAERSPTPRQGTNHSSSTQHPKSQDRESAACVPRPNSSSPGTNGGSSTPRGGCSPLDLLPCRVRVKEEPQSDTEHEGNGERDGGEEEEVRGQGGHHSDPGDGTTSQKSTSPKSPAGVAVKAEPTSPTPGSSPAHTSPGGSTLPGGAVFLPQYVFSAEAAMIPQASEILAKMSEMVHSRLKQGQGQLAVTAATAAAAAAAAAQQGFYPSGSPVPVHKGAHCFECDITFNNINNFYVHKRLYCSSRHHQGEPAPGHAKDVTTASAVPPPSGGASGGSRAASASPSEVEAAAPGGASEGRPAADVKSEPHGGSREVGCSSSSEGEGGGVTGGGRASEGSASPNSGGGGGGGGGSATEEPEDDPTRTFCGACNIRFSRHDNYLVHKRFYCASRHDPSQQRVPPAAKAAFLPQPIRTRKRKKMYEIHMARSQALASSSSVLPGLPVKQEVASAAAATSSSSSAGIPGMHSPSTSPEGEGPIDLSKRPRVRGGSRGGGGGGGGSGLPALPLSDYHKCTACSISFNSIENYLAHKTYYCPATTLQPHTLEQLQRLKRPASTSPKSLHAEGPTPPKVASAGKASLGAVPVAHLPSLPGSEASTSPPHAVHSAKLGGTAAPHPPTGAAPVVCPYCPPGRALTTDLVEHFRSAHGLVLSLQQGEAQTTAAPISPSSSGSPRDAAPPTTSPRPSPRPRRDSINAPSLLRNGSPPSPQVNGSPAGGGVSPKAVSQALSPTGALQLTVSPVPEAGLNPAPHTPPEKPLPIGSTLTPVAPPKPAMGAAVSVAALQNGSTCFCRLCNIKFSSLSTFIAHKKYYCSSHSAEHVK